In Neisseria perflava, the DNA window AAAAACTCTTCAAAGCTGATGTCCGCTTTCTCATCTGCCGAATCGGAGACGGCGCGAATAATTACAAACGGCACTTCCAACTGGTAACAAGTCTGCGCAATCGCCGCAGCTTCCATTTCCACTGCTTTTACTTCTGGGAAATGGCTGCGGATTTCCGCGACACCTTCGCTGCTGTGCACAAAACGGTCGCCACTGACAATCAGGCCTTGCGTGACAGCCGCTCCGTCAAACACTTGCGCCGCCTTTTCTGCTTGGCGAATCAAGTTTGAATCCGATGCAAACACGGCAGGAAGTTGCGGTACTTGTCCCCAAACATAACCAAAAGCCGTTACGTCAACATCATGATGCGCCACAGTTTCGCCGATGACCACATCACCGACCTTCAGGCCCTTGCCCAAACCGCCTGCACTGCCGGTATTGATGACGCAATCCGGTGCAAACTGATGAATGACCCAAGAAGTCGAAACCGCCGCATTGACTTTACCGATACCGCTCAAAACCAATACCATACGTTTTCCGGCCAATTCACCTTCATACGCCGAGAATTTACCGAAGGACACATGCTTGACATTGGTCATGCTTTCACGCAAAAGCTCGATTTCCTGTTCCATTGCGCCGACCACGGCAATTGTTTGTACTGACATCTCGTTACCTTTCCATTCACTAATCGGGCAACATTATAACAGCAGAATTTAAAATCACAGGGATACTGAAAAATCTGCTATATTCCCAGAACGACACCCAATTTAAAACAGATTGATGCTCCAGCTAGCAATCAGCAAATAATGATTGCATCTGTTATAATTACCATAGATAAAATAACTATATTTTAAATACCTAAATTCTTATGTTTAACGAAAATACTCCGGATGCAAAAGAAGAATTGTTCGCTTGGCTACGCCATATGAACAAATACAAAGGCTCCGACCTTTTCATTACCACCAATTTCCCACCGGCCATGAAAGTGGACGGCAAAATCATGCGACTGACTGATGAGCCGCTGAGTGCTGAAAAATGTATGGAAATCGCTTTTTCGATTATGTCTTCCAAACAAATCGAAGAATTTTCTTCCACCAACGAATGCAACTTCGCCATCAGCCTGCCCGATACCAGCCGCTTCCGTGTTAATGCAATGGTTCAACGCGGTGCAACTGCTTTGGTATTCCGTTCCATTACCAGCAATATCCCGAAATTTGAAACGCTCAATCTACCCCCTATTCTGAAAGACATTGCCCTCAGAAAACGCGGCCTGATTATTTTTGTCGGCGGTACAGGTTCGGGCAAGTCCACTTCCCTCGCCTCCCTTATCGACTATCGAAACGAAAACAGCTTCGACCACATTATTACCATCGAAGACCCGATTGAGTTTATCCACCAACACAAAAACTGCATCATCACCCAACGTGAAATCGGTGTAGATACAGAAAATTGGCCGATTGCATTGAAAAATACCCTGCGCCAAGCGCCGGATGTTATCCTGATTGGTGAAATCCGCGACCGCGAGACCATGGACTACGCCATTTCCTTCGCAGAAACCGGCCATTTGTGTATGGCAACACTGCACGCCAACAGTACCAACCAAGCGCTCGACCGCATCATCAACTTCTTCCCCGAAGAGCGCCGTACCCAGTTGCTGACCGACTTATCGCTCAACCTGCAAGCCTTTATTTCACAACGACTGATTCCCCGTGAAAGCGGACGGGGTCGTGTGGCGGCGGTCGAAGTTTTGCTCAATTCGCCAATTATTGCCGACTTGATTCAAAAAGGCGAAGTCCACAACATCAAAGAAATGATGAAAAAATCAACCGGCATGGGCATGATCACTTTTGACCAAGCCTTGTATGATTTGTATGAAAACGGCGATATCAGTTATCAAGACGCCATTAAAAATGCCGACTCCGCTCATGATTTGCGCTTAGACATTCAATTACGAAGCCGTCGTGCGCAAAATGCCGGTCCGGATTTAGA includes these proteins:
- a CDS encoding 5'-methylthioadenosine/adenosylhomocysteine nucleosidase translates to MSVQTIAVVGAMEQEIELLRESMTNVKHVSFGKFSAYEGELAGKRMVLVLSGIGKVNAAVSTSWVIHQFAPDCVINTGSAGGLGKGLKVGDVVIGETVAHHDVDVTAFGYVWGQVPQLPAVFASDSNLIRQAEKAAQVFDGAAVTQGLIVSGDRFVHSSEGVAEIRSHFPEVKAVEMEAAAIAQTCYQLEVPFVIIRAVSDSADEKADISFEEFLKTAAVSSAKMVTEIVKSL
- a CDS encoding PilT/PilU family type 4a pilus ATPase; amino-acid sequence: MFNENTPDAKEELFAWLRHMNKYKGSDLFITTNFPPAMKVDGKIMRLTDEPLSAEKCMEIAFSIMSSKQIEEFSSTNECNFAISLPDTSRFRVNAMVQRGATALVFRSITSNIPKFETLNLPPILKDIALRKRGLIIFVGGTGSGKSTSLASLIDYRNENSFDHIITIEDPIEFIHQHKNCIITQREIGVDTENWPIALKNTLRQAPDVILIGEIRDRETMDYAISFAETGHLCMATLHANSTNQALDRIINFFPEERRTQLLTDLSLNLQAFISQRLIPRESGRGRVAAVEVLLNSPIIADLIQKGEVHNIKEMMKKSTGMGMITFDQALYDLYENGDISYQDAIKNADSAHDLRLDIQLRSRRAQNAGPDLELI